The Acidobacteriota bacterium genome includes the window GCGCGGCCATCTGCAGGTAGGCGATAAATTCATTCAGGATTGTCTTCACGCCCATCAGGCTGCCGGCGGTGGCGGTCTCGGCCCACGGCACACCCATCAACCAGCAAACCGGCGCCATCAACACTCCCAACATGCGCTGCAAGGTGATTGGCGCTCCCGCGACATCAGGCAGCGCGTTGAGCATCAGGTTTGCCAGATGGACCAGCGCGACGAGCACGATAAGCATCGCGACTATATTGAGAAGAAGCTCCAGGCCGGCGGTGGTTCCCTTGGCCACGGCATCCATGCTGCTGGATGCCACGGGCGCATCCGGTTCCAGTTCTTTGTCTTCAAGCTTAGACTCGTCGTTGGTCGTCCGTTGAATTTCCGGGACCATTTCCGGAACCATGATGAGGGATATCAAGATCGCCGCCGGCGCGCCCATCACCGAGGCGATGATGAAGTGGCTGGTGGCGCCGGGAATCACCGAGCCAAGGATAGTGGCATAGAGCACCAGCATGGTGCCCGCGATGCCGGCCATGCCGCCGGTCATCACGATAAACAGTTCGCTGCGCGTGAGCCGGTTGAGATAGGGGCGAATGAATAGTGGCGCTTCGACCATTCCGACAAAGATGTTTGCGGCGGTCGAGAGCCCAACCGCGCCGCCCACGCCCAGCGTTTTTCTTAGCAGATGCGCCAGCAGGCGAATGACAGGCGGAAGAATTTTCCAGTAGTAGAGCAACGTTGTTAGAACGCTCATCACCAGTACGATGGGCAGCGCCTGGAAAGCCAGCACGAACTCCGCGCCCGGCGTCTTCGGATCAAACGGCAATGGTCCGCCGCCGAGGTATCCGAAGACTATGCTGGTTCCGGCGCGAGTGGCTTCCGACAGACCATCCACAAGTTTGTTGGCGTGTGTAAAGATGGCGCGGATGGGAGGAATCTTCAGCAATGCCCCAGCCAGCAGGAAGGTGACGCCGAGCCCCACGCCCGCCTGCTTCCAGCGAACCGCCGGGCGATTCTCGCTCATCACCCAGGCGATGCCGAGCAGCGCGACAACTCCCAGGACGGATTGCAGTTGCGCAGAAATCATTTCGCCAGCGGGTCCGGGCGCAACTGGAACTTCACGACCTTACTGGTGGTTCCTTTGCCGCCTTCCACGTGGAACGGAGTGCGCGTCGCGTAGGTGGACCACAGGCCGCGGCCTTTCCATCCCGCGTTGGGGTCGTCGATGCGTCCGTCGAGGCCCTTGGCATAGAAGCCCATGGGGTAGGGAACGCGCAGCGTGGTGAATTTGCCGGTCGCCGGGTCCAGCGCCAGCAGCGCGTCGGAGAGATTGCCGGTGGCGATCGGCGTATTCTTACCGAGACCGAAGATGTCATGCCAATCCACCCAGCTAAAGTAGCTCGACTCGGCGCTGCCGTAATCCTTGGCGCTGCGCAGCGGCGGACCAGGGAAGGGATAGAGCGTCCAGCCTTCCGGGCAATGTTGGCCGGTGGCCGTGGGGCCATTTAATGGGCCTTTGCATTTGCGACGGTCGAAGCTGGCGAAGTGTCCGCTGGCCAGCGGTGCCCATACGACGTTGTTGCGATCCACGTCCATGCCGCGTGGCGCAAAACCTTGTCCCTTGACTGCCGGGTTGTCATAGGGCAGTTCGAAGATTTCAGCCAGCGCGGTGGAAGGCGGATTCGCGCCGGGGTTGAGACGGACAATCGAACCGGGGAAGCCAAGCGAAGAGGCCCAGACGGAGCCGTCCGGGGCGGGCATCACGCCATAGAATCCCGCGCTGATGCGTTTGTCCTTCGAGGAATCAACCGCTTGATCGGGCTCCACCCAGGCATCCTGCTTGCCGTTGCCGTTGATGTCCAGAATGAGCGGAGTCCAGCCCTGGGACTTTTGCTCGTCGCCGGTCTCGTCCAGCATCTTGGTGTTCAGCCATCCCACCACCTGGCCGCCGCCGCTGGTCCACAGAGTGTGATTGGCGTCTTCCGCGAAGAACAGATGATGCGTGCTGTAGCAGGTTTGCACCAGCGTCCAACGTCGGCCCTTGGGGTTGTACATGGCGATGTGGCGGCTGCTCGACTCGACGGGAAAAAGTTTCGCCGATGGATGGTCTGATCCCTTTTTACAAAACTCGGGATTGTCATTGGGGCTTACCTTGGAGGTCAGCCACACGCGGCCTTCCTGATCGATCATGGGGTTGTGCGCGTTCACTTTGCTGTCCCAGATGGGCTCTTCATCCCAATAAACCGATGATTGAAAGCCCGTGCGCGGCGAGGCGTAGGGCGTCTCAAGATCGCGCAGCGGAATCTTGATCTGCGTCGCGGTATTCTTGACGGGATCGAGCACGCTCATGAAGTCCGAGCTGAACTCCGTAACGCCGTAGACAGGGCCATTGGCGTTGACGGTGGGATTGCGCTTGTCCGTGGTCACTTCGTCGTGGAAATACTCCTTGGACTTGGCCCAATCCCAGACGGAGACCACGATGTTGCGTTCCTTACCTTGCGGACGTTGCGGCACGGGCGGAAGTTCTCCGGCGGCGATGCGATCCGTCCAATCTGCAAACAGCGAGGCGGCGCGCGGACCCATGCCGTTCAAATTGTTGCCCATATTGCTGCCGGCTTGACCGGAGAGAATACGGCGTTCCCACGCCTTGGTGGAATTTTCAAGATTGCTGAACTCTTTGGGCACCTCACGGGTGGCCTGGTTGCCGAGCTGATGTCAGGTGACGCAGCCGTCCGTCTTAATCGACTTCAGCCACATTGCTTGATTCTTTATGTTTGGATGGATGCCGTTTCCGGTGGCGCCGGTGCCGGGGAAATCGCTCTTGGGCGGGACATCAAGCATCGAGTACCAGTAAATGGCGGGGTAATATTTGGCCGCCGCCTGCGGCGAAGGCGCAGGTTGCGCTGCGAGGTTCAGGATGTTTCCCGGGACGGTTTCCATCGGCGTGGAATCAACCAGGCCGTACCCACGAACCCAAATTTTATATTGCCCAGCCGGCAGGTCGGGAATCAGGTAGCGCCCCTGATCGTCCGTAACCACGGACTTGGAAAACTTGGTTGGCAGGTTGGTGGTTTCGGCAATCACCCATACGCCCGCCTCCGGTCCGCTGGATCCGATGACACGCCCGCCGATGTCGTCGCTGTCAACAGCCACGGCGGGGGCGGCTGGAGTTTGTGCCGCACTCCGTCCAGAGTAGAGCGGTGTCAGCAGAGCAAGCGCGAATCCAACTGCCAAACGGGCAATGGTACGGGATGATCGTTGCATAAAGGCCTCCAAATCGTGCTTCGATTAGAAATGGACGAGTCAGCCGCTATTCTACTGAATTTTTGGTCTTTGGCGGAGAAATTACTTGATCCCATGGGATTAGTGGATCTCCCAGGCATCTCTCGACCGGAGGTCCTTTCCGCTTGACACAACTCCGGGACGGGCAGTGAGACCTGTTGGATTGACACTGCCATGCGTCGCTGCGTACTCTCAAATCAGATGGAATAGTGTTATTGCAGGGAGCAAGTGAGGCTATGATCTCGGTTCAAAATGGGGTGCGGCGGAGCGCCAGAATTCCAATCAATAAGCCGGTCCAGGTGTCTGGAGTCAACGTGGAAGGGCGCGACTTCGCCGCGGATGCCTCCACGCTGCTGCTGAGTCAGCACGGTGCCATGATTGTCGTTAAGCAGGGCTTGGTTCCGGATCAAGAGGTGGGCCTATTCAACCCGGAGACGGCGCGCGAGGAAGATGCCCGCGTGGTGGCTATGCTCCGCGATGAACGGGGCAGCTACACCTATGGCGTCGAGTTCCTCGATCCGGAGGTGGATTTCTGGAACATTACATTCCCCGCCGTGGATTCATTTGCCACATCGTCGGCGGAGTCCCGGATGACTCATCAACCAGAACCAATTGCCAAGACCCCAATTTCTGAAACTAAAGTTCACCCGATGAAAGCTTTAACGGCGTTCGAACCGGGAGTTTTGAAGCCGCTGTTAATTGCTGAAATCCGGCCATCCAATTTGGTGTCCGTCCGGAAGTTGGAGATCAGGGATTACTCGATTCTTCTGAAATGTCCGTATGACAATCAGGATCAGTGGATCATCCTACGGGGCCGCAGCGAGCCACTAACGGAGATACTGGCAACACGGTGGTCGTTTGATTGCGCAGTGCATGGCGCGCTTCTGGAGTATCCAGTGATAGCAAACGAAGGCGCGGTCAAGCAGGCCGCCTCCGCCAAAGACAGCAACCTTGGTTTCGCCGAGATGGAAGGATTCTACGCCAAAGGCCGTGTCGGGAATGCATCGCGAGTGCAGACTCGTTTCCCGGAAGCGCGACGAGTGTGGGTGCGTGGCGTCGATGCACTGGGCAATCCTTTTATGCAGTCCACTCTGTCAATCAATATCAGCAGAAATGGAGCACGCCTGCAGGGGCTCGGATTCCTGGCGGGAACCGGCATTGAATTGGAGTTGAAGCGGAACTGGAAAAAGGCTCTCTATCAGGTAGTTTGGATTGGCCATTCTGGATCTGGATTGGCGCAACAAGTCGGCATGGTCTGCCTGCAGCCGGAGAAGAATGTCTGGGGACTTACCTAGCCCGCTTACGAAATGGTTTGGCAGAGCCGCGACCATAGGGAGCGAACCCGTTCAATAATTACAAGTGGCCATTGAACGGTCCGGCTCCCTTACGGTCGCGGCTCTTTTTCTGTCAGGGCTATGGTGTGGTTGTTCCAACCTCGCGTGCTGCGGCTCAAATGGCAACTAATTAAGTATTTTCTTTTTCAAATAGTTAGCGGCTGCAAGTGGAGGTTTTACACTTAGATTTACCGCCGAGGTGAAAACCGACAACATGTTGTCCACCATGGTGGGCCGCGCCGCGGGTGGAGTTACCGCAGTGGGCTTGATCGAATCGTTCCGGTCCTTGGCCACAGGCCGCGCAGAAATGGGGATGGATGGGGGCCGCATAGCTGGGAGGGACAAGGGGGGCCTCTTGACTGGACTCTCTGCTACGGACTGGGCTGCTACGGACTTGGCCGCTGCGGGAATCGCAACGACCTCAACTGTGCCAGCCGCTAGGGCGTGCTGTATCCGGTCGGCAACATTCTTGGCGGTCTTGTATTGAACGTCGAGGACAAATCTCAACTGATTGACGGAGATGGGGGCATTCGGATCAGCAAGGATTCGCATGGCCTCAAACCATTCGGAAAGGGGCAGGTGGCTGTCGTGAAAGATGCTGCCCGTCGTAACCGAAAATTGGTATTTGCATTCTTTGTTCAAGCACTGGCAAATGTGCCGGACTTTGCCGGTTTTGCCCTTAGCCTGGAACCGCGAAACTTTCTTGTTCCCGCAGTTGGGACAAGTGATGCCATCGGGCCAGCGCAGACTCTCAAGGTAGGAGATGCACTGCTCTTCGTTCAGAAGTTTGGCGGTAACTGAAGGGTTTGGGAATGCCATCCTGCGTTTGTCCTCGCCTGCCGCTGAGGTGATTTCTTAAAACGTGATGTCCAAATCCTAGCACTGGCTGGGACGACGCGTCCAGTCTCTTGTGGCCTCCGCAGCGCAAGCAATCCGGCACATTCTGGAGAATCGGCGGCGGATCGGATATTGACACCAGCTATGGGCCTAAGAAAACAGTTCCTTTACCTTTTGCGAAAGTGTTTTTTCCGACTGATCGCCGTTGCCGATGGTCTCCTCAGCCAAACCTTCCAATAGCTTCTTCTGATCACGGGTAAGATTCGTGGGAGTAACGACGCGAACAAAAACAAAGTGATCGCCGCGGCCGTGCCCATTCACCTGGGGAATGCCTTTACTCTTTATCCGAAAGCGCGCTCCGGTCTGGGTTCCTTCCGGGATGTGCAAAGGCTCTTCGCCTTCCAAAGTTTTTACCCTAATGGTGGCTCCCAGCGCTGCCTGCGCAAAACCAATGGACACAGAGGAGATAACATGCTGCCCCTCGCGCTCGAACTCCGTGTGCTCCTTGACGTGGATCAGTACATAAAGGTCGCCAGTGGGGCCGCCGTTCATTCCTGCTTCGCCTTCGCCCGAGACCCGCAATGAATTTTCGTTATCCACGCCGGCGGGAATGCTAACGCTTATGGTGCGCTCGGTGGCAACTATTCCCTGTCCGGTGCAGGTCTTGCAAGGATCGGAAATCACCTGGCCCTGCCCCTGGCAGGCCGAGCAGGTATGCGCCATGATCAGCGGCCCGCGCTGTGTGCGGACCTGTCCCGCTCCACCGCAGCGTTGACAGGTCGTCGGCTTGGAGCCCGCGCGCGAACCAGATCCGGAACATTTTGGGCAAGTGTTATTGCGCGGAATCCTGATCTGCTTCTTCACCCCAAAAGCGGCTTCTTCAAAGGTGACGGACAGGTTGTATCGCAGGTCCGATCCGCGGCGCGAGCGTGAGCGCTGCCCGCCCCCGCGCCCTCCGCCAAACAGATCGCCGAGGCCGAACATGTCTCCGAAGATGTCGCTGAAATCGGTGAACTGTGTGGGATCAAACCCACCAGCAGCGCCTCCGAGGCCGGCGTGTCCAAACTGATCGTAACGGCTGCGCTTGCCGGGATCGCTGAGAACGCTGTATGCCTCCGAGGCCTCTTTGAACTTCTCTTCTGACGCAGTCTTGTTGTCCGGATTTTTGTCTGGGTGATGTTGGATGGCTAGTTTCCGGTAGGCCTTCTTGATCTCTTCTGGCGCCGCGATGCGGGACACACTTAGGACTTCGTAATAGTCTCGTTTCTCGCTGGCGTGGCCGCTTCGGTTGGACATAATGTTTTAGATAGGGTGTTGTAGCTGAGGCACTAATCGAGAATCAGAATTGTTTCATCGCCGGAATCATCGACACGGCCCTCGCCGGAGTTTCTCACCGCCCCGGATTTCGGATTATGCGCCACTCGGACGCGCGCCGCCCGCAGCAATCGTTGCTTGTACATGAAGCCCGGTTGCAACTCGTCGACAATCTGTTGATCCTCATAGGTCTCGGTTTCAACTGCGGCGACGGCCTCGTGGAGATTGGGATCGAAGAATTGATCCTTCGTTTCTATCGGCTCAATGCCCAGGCGCTGTAGCGTTGTCAGAAATTGTTGGTAAATGATCTCGATGCCCTTGCGATAATTCTCTCCCTCGCCTGGCGACTTAATAGCCATTCCGAAACCATCCAGAACAGGCAGCAGCGACTCGAGCGTGGCGAATAGACTGTACTGGAGAAACTCTTCCTTCTCCTTCGCCATCCTCTTACGGATATTGTCGAACTCGGCCACTTTGCGCAGCATCTGCTCAGTGGTCTGGCGATTATCCTCGCGTAGTTGGCGAATCGTTTCTTCGGCTACCGAGGCGCTGGAAGTCGCATCTCCGGCGGCTGATTCCTGGTCGGCGCCGGTCTGGGCTTGTTCGGATTCCTGATTTTCCAAGTTGTCGTTCATGGGTTTCCTTTAAGAGTTCTAGTTGGCAGCCTGCTCGCGGAAAAGCCTGCCGATAAATCCTATCGCACGAATGGCCCGGTCGTAGGGCATGCGTGTGGGACCAAGAATCGCCATGCGCCCCGACGTGCCGCCGGGCCAGGGGAACAGACTGCCAATCAGCGCGAAGTTCCGCATCTGCGGCGCGGCGCCAGGCAGGCCAATGATCACTTGCAATGGGGACTCCCCGGCAGTCAATCCGCTGGCGATACATTCATTCAGCAGCCGCACCAAATTTTCTTTTTCTTCAAGCGCGTGAATCAGCTCACGCAACCGCGACGGGTCGGCCAGCTCCGGTCGTCCGATCAGGTTGGACGCGCCTTCAAGAAAAACATCCGCGAGAGACGTTTCCGCCAACATTCCCCGATTGTTCAACTGACGTAGCGCCAGGACCAGCCCGTCCACAGTGTGGCGCTCTGCCGTCAGGAGCTCGTGCAATTTCTCGCGAATCCTTTCCAGCTCCCAACCCTGGAAATTGGCGTTGAGATACTCGGCGGCCGCAGCCAGTTCAGACTGCGCAATCTGAAAATCAACTCGGATCATGCGGTGCAATACCGGTATGCCGGGAGAAACCAGGATGACCAAGATGCGCCGCTCGCCGAGGCTGGTGAAGTGAATATGCTCCATGACGGCCTTGCCGGCGGGCTGCCGCACGACCACGCCGAGATTGTTCGAGACGAGCGAGAGAACCCGTGAGGTCTTCTCAAAAAGTTCCTCGTCCGAATTCTCCCCCCCGCCGCCGAGATGAGCGCCGAGGTTGGCCATGATCAAATCCTCGTCGGGCTTGGCGGGCGGCTCGCTCGAATCGAATTGGCCGGCGTAGTAACGGTAAGCTTTTTCGGTGGGGATGCGTCCGGCAGAGGTGTGCGGCTGCTCCAGCCAGCCTTCTTCTTCGAGGTCCAGCATGATGCTGCGAATGCTGGCCGACGAGATGCTGTCTGGCCACTGACGCGAAATGGTGCGCGAACCAACCGGCTCGCCGGTATCAATGTGCTTTCGCACCACCGCTAGCAGCGTGCCCCGCGTTCTGCCTGCAAGTGTTTCCATCAATCTCCGCAACCTAATGAATACAAGTAGCTTTCGAAGATACGGCCAAGCTGGAAAATCAAGCCTAACAACAATCTTAGTGGCTACTCCGCAGCAGTGTCAAGTTCACCAGCCACACACGCGACTCACTCTTGGCTATGGTCAGGAGCGTGGCGTGGATTTGGTTTTGGCGCGGACTTTCAGCGGCGGATGGCGATGCCAAGTGGCCTCCCGGCGCAGAGACGCTTTGTGCTTGTTCACTTGCCGCAGTAAATCCTTGAAGCACTCCTGCAGGGCCGACAAGATTGAGTCGTCAGTCTCCTTGGCGTGCAGCACTGCGGAGGGAAGGGAGAGATTTAGCGAGCAAGTGGGGATATCTTTCGCCGAATTGTATTCGAGCACGCCGTGCAGATGGACCAGGTCGGGCTCAAAGTGCTTCAAGTATTTATTCAGCTTCTCCGTATTGAGCGCGATGGTCTTGTCGATCTGCGCTGTTCGGACTACGTGGTGATACGCAAAATGTACTTGCATCAAAGCTCCTCTATGTAGTGCAGGGTAGTGTCAGGATAGTGTCAGGATGAAAATTGATTCTATGGAAATGCTGCGCAGCCACGGGCTACACAACTCCGCAATAATCCACCGCGACCGCCTGAAGATTTTGCGCGGAAAATTACGATGAATTAACTTGCGTCCGGCGGGGCAGCTAATCCCCTGATAGCGGAACCAAAGTTTCGGCTGGCGGCGCGCCAGCCAGCGCTTCGTCGGCGGCCAGATCACCATGTGCGATCTGGGAAATGTTCATCGAGCAGAATTTTGGTCCGCACATTGAGCAGAAGTGGGCCGACTTATAGCCTTCCTGCGGCAGCGACTCGTCATGCATGGCGCGTGCGACGGCCGGGTCGAGCGAAAGCTCGAACTGCTTATTCCAGTCGAAGGCGTAGCGTGCGCGGGAGAGCGCGTCGTCGCGGTCGCGTGCGCCGGGCCGATGGCGGGCCACGTCGGCGGCGTGCGCGGCGATCTTGTAGGCGATGATACCCTGATGGACATCCTCGCGGTTCGGCAGGCCGAGGTGCTCCTTGGGTGTTACGTAGCAGAGCATGGACGCGCCGTGCCAGCCAATCATGGCCGCGCCAATGGCTGAAGTGATGTGGTCATAACCCGGCGCGATATCGGTAACCAGCGGACCCAGCGTATAGAACGGGGCTTCATGGCACAATGCGTTTTCTTTCTCCACCTGCAATTGAATTTGGTCCAGCGGAATGTGGCCGGGGCCCTCCACCATTACCTGACAATCATATTCCCAGGCGCGCTTGGTCAGGTCGCCGAGGATTTTCAGCTCGGCAAACTGCGCGGCGTCGCTGGCGTCGGCGAGGCACCCGGGGCGCAGGCTATCACCGAGCGAAAATGTTACGTCGTGCTTCTGGAAAATTTTGCAGAGGTCATCGTAATGCTCGAACAGGAAATTCTCTTTCTTGTGGTGCGTCATCCACTGCGCCAGAATCGAGCCGCCGCGGCTGACGATGCCGGTGATGCGAC containing:
- a CDS encoding nucleoside:proton symporter → MISAQLQSVLGVVALLGIAWVMSENRPAVRWKQAGVGLGVTFLLAGALLKIPPIRAIFTHANKLVDGLSEATRAGTSIVFGYLGGGPLPFDPKTPGAEFVLAFQALPIVLVMSVLTTLLYYWKILPPVIRLLAHLLRKTLGVGGAVGLSTAANIFVGMVEAPLFIRPYLNRLTRSELFIVMTGGMAGIAGTMLVLYATILGSVIPGATSHFIIASVMGAPAAILISLIMVPEMVPEIQRTTNDESKLEDKELEPDAPVASSSMDAVAKGTTAGLELLLNIVAMLIVLVALVHLANLMLNALPDVAGAPITLQRMLGVLMAPVCWLMGVPWAETATAGSLMGVKTILNEFIAYLQMAALPAEALSPRSRMIMLYAMCGFANFGSLGIMIGGLATMAPARRNDVVSLGLKSIVSGTLSTCLLGAVVGVLEA
- a CDS encoding carboxypeptidase regulatory-like domain-containing protein, with protein sequence MPKEFSNLENSTKAWERRILSGQAGSNMGNNLNGMGPRAASLFADWTDRIAAGELPPVPQRPQGKERNIVVSVWDWAKSKEYFHDEVTTDKRNPTVNANGPVYGVTEFSSDFMSVLDPVKNTATQIKIPLRDLETPYASPRTGFQSSVYWDEEPIWDSKVNAHNPMIDQEGRVWLTSKVSPNDNPEFCKKGSDHPSAKLFPVESSSRHIAMYNPKGRRWTLVQTCYSTHHLFFAEDANHTLWTSGGGQVVGWLNTKMLDETGDEQKSQGWTPLILDINGNGKQDAWVEPDQAVDSSKDKRISAGFYGVMPAPDGSVWASSLGFPGSIVRLNPGANPPSTALAEIFELPYDNPAVKGQGFAPRGMDVDRNNVVWAPLASGHFASFDRRKCKGPLNGPTATGQHCPEGWTLYPFPGPPLRSAKDYGSAESSYFSWVDWHDIFGLGKNTPIATGNLSDALLALDPATGKFTTLRVPYPMGFYAKGLDGRIDDPNAGWKGRGLWSTYATRTPFHVEGGKGTTSKVVKFQLRPDPLAK
- a CDS encoding carboxypeptidase regulatory-like domain-containing protein — its product is MQRSSRTIARLAVGFALALLTPLYSGRSAAQTPAAPAVAVDSDDIGGRVIGSSGPEAGVWVIAETTNLPTKFSKSVVTDDQGRYLIPDLPAGQYKIWVRGYGLVDSTPMETVPGNILNLAAQPAPSPQAAAKYYPAIYWYSMLDVPPKSDFPGTGATGNGIHPNIKNQAMWLKSIKTDGCVT
- a CDS encoding PilZ domain-containing protein, yielding MISVQNGVRRSARIPINKPVQVSGVNVEGRDFAADASTLLLSQHGAMIVVKQGLVPDQEVGLFNPETAREEDARVVAMLRDERGSYTYGVEFLDPEVDFWNITFPAVDSFATSSAESRMTHQPEPIAKTPISETKVHPMKALTAFEPGVLKPLLIAEIRPSNLVSVRKLEIRDYSILLKCPYDNQDQWIILRGRSEPLTEILATRWSFDCAVHGALLEYPVIANEGAVKQAASAKDSNLGFAEMEGFYAKGRVGNASRVQTRFPEARRVWVRGVDALGNPFMQSTLSINISRNGARLQGLGFLAGTGIELELKRNWKKALYQVVWIGHSGSGLAQQVGMVCLQPEKNVWGLT
- a CDS encoding IS1595 family transposase, which translates into the protein MAFPNPSVTAKLLNEEQCISYLESLRWPDGITCPNCGNKKVSRFQAKGKTGKVRHICQCLNKECKYQFSVTTGSIFHDSHLPLSEWFEAMRILADPNAPISVNQLRFVLDVQYKTAKNVADRIQHALAAGTVEVVAIPAAAKSVAAQSVAESPVKRPPLSLPAMRPPSIPISARPVAKDRNDSIKPTAVTPPAARPTMVDNMLSVFTSAVNLSVKPPLAAANYLKKKILN
- the dnaJ gene encoding molecular chaperone DnaJ; protein product: MSNRSGHASEKRDYYEVLSVSRIAAPEEIKKAYRKLAIQHHPDKNPDNKTASEEKFKEASEAYSVLSDPGKRSRYDQFGHAGLGGAAGGFDPTQFTDFSDIFGDMFGLGDLFGGGRGGGQRSRSRRGSDLRYNLSVTFEEAAFGVKKQIRIPRNNTCPKCSGSGSRAGSKPTTCQRCGGAGQVRTQRGPLIMAHTCSACQGQGQVISDPCKTCTGQGIVATERTISVSIPAGVDNENSLRVSGEGEAGMNGGPTGDLYVLIHVKEHTEFEREGQHVISSVSIGFAQAALGATIRVKTLEGEEPLHIPEGTQTGARFRIKSKGIPQVNGHGRGDHFVFVRVVTPTNLTRDQKKLLEGLAEETIGNGDQSEKTLSQKVKELFS
- a CDS encoding nucleotide exchange factor GrpE, whose amino-acid sequence is MNDNLENQESEQAQTGADQESAAGDATSSASVAEETIRQLREDNRQTTEQMLRKVAEFDNIRKRMAKEKEEFLQYSLFATLESLLPVLDGFGMAIKSPGEGENYRKGIEIIYQQFLTTLQRLGIEPIETKDQFFDPNLHEAVAAVETETYEDQQIVDELQPGFMYKQRLLRAARVRVAHNPKSGAVRNSGEGRVDDSGDETILILD
- the hrcA gene encoding heat-inducible transcription repressor HrcA gives rise to the protein METLAGRTRGTLLAVVRKHIDTGEPVGSRTISRQWPDSISSASIRSIMLDLEEEGWLEQPHTSAGRIPTEKAYRYYAGQFDSSEPPAKPDEDLIMANLGAHLGGGGENSDEELFEKTSRVLSLVSNNLGVVVRQPAGKAVMEHIHFTSLGERRILVILVSPGIPVLHRMIRVDFQIAQSELAAAAEYLNANFQGWELERIREKLHELLTAERHTVDGLVLALRQLNNRGMLAETSLADVFLEGASNLIGRPELADPSRLRELIHALEEKENLVRLLNECIASGLTAGESPLQVIIGLPGAAPQMRNFALIGSLFPWPGGTSGRMAILGPTRMPYDRAIRAIGFIGRLFREQAAN
- the thiC gene encoding phosphomethylpyrimidine synthase ThiC, with the translated sequence MRSEWLKKRAGDASPTQLRYARQGIITEEMRYVAERECVDAELIRQEIARGRMIIPANIHHENLEPMCIGVASKCKINANIGNSAVISHVEDELEKLHVSVHYGADTVMDLSTGGDIPGIRKAILAQSPVPIGTVPIYEALTRVRSVYDLTAALLLEVIEEQAEQGVDYMTIHAGILREFIPLTTGRITGIVSRGGSILAQWMTHHKKENFLFEHYDDLCKIFQKHDVTFSLGDSLRPGCLADASDAAQFAELKILGDLTKRAWEYDCQVMVEGPGHIPLDQIQLQVEKENALCHEAPFYTLGPLVTDIAPGYDHITSAIGAAMIGWHGASMLCYVTPKEHLGLPNREDVHQGIIAYKIAAHAADVARHRPGARDRDDALSRARYAFDWNKQFELSLDPAVARAMHDESLPQEGYKSAHFCSMCGPKFCSMNISQIAHGDLAADEALAGAPPAETLVPLSGD